A genomic region of Polypterus senegalus isolate Bchr_013 chromosome 17, ASM1683550v1, whole genome shotgun sequence contains the following coding sequences:
- the myocd gene encoding myocardin isoform X4 yields the protein MNGVTKKESNSQDENSVQCSSVGSVSKCDFVADEMQELTLQVNQQLPPLTERKNVVQLRLQQRRTREQLADQGIMPPLKSPAAFHEQKKSLERSKTEDYLKHKIRNRPERADLVNMHIFQDSAAEGPQQATQMKLKRSRLAVDLNEKIALRPGPLELVKKNIIPVDSSVKEVAMKVNHGKFPKEEDTYAFEEESSSDGLSPEHGRGDESQGPMEIKTSEVPSPTPLGASQVSLSQDANVQNVFYGNHIRETESPKQIPTPHTPPIPVSAINKSKTLDKNRHKKPKDTKPKVKKLKYHQYIPPDQKAEKTPPPMDSAYARLLQQQQLFLQLQILSQQKHHQHSHPHQQHFNYQTASPPQLKQHNEPLPRSPNLGVSASSTTSPVKNSFTGQTCISPIKAGPLPSNLDDLKVSELRQQLRIRGLPVSGTKTALVERLRPFQDPSANNGMPLGDIKTITFPVTPASSMTGYQGSSGTPSNGFYQFSSTSSSPPISPASSDLSVSGSLPDSFSDVTLSSPPICLQPSPGHLSTEEGLMGNLNGGCMQAELEGLDAEKDKMLVEKQKVIDELTWKLHQEQRQVEELKMQLHKRKRNHSQQEEVVTSPFFGVSIKQEHVVSSCPLSNKHVKTVSSCQPSHLPGMVSPLCLDATSGSPALSAFLSPQCSPQHSPLNKTASSPQHSSLPPSPSNPYFLSVSPSGQTGDGNKHSPHRPLQISQSTSGHSGSSTCSYPTDQRNIQPPFANTNNRDHPVTKSQSIHHKQLTRSQQMDELLDVLIASGEMPANAKEEQSCPPKMVPQITVSSGNSKLLRTYEHMPSSQAPFEPGTNNGSSHLDTLLSTSISRASEIVLLKLGEEGGVGEEFLVARQEELLGTPEMMDTPLSPMSVRISPTSSTESQALALSFSESPWEAMEWLDLTPPSSATSFVSLPASGPSIFNAEFLDVTDLSLNTAMDLHLEQW from the exons cgCTGAAGAGTCCTGCTGCCTTCCATGAGCAGAAGAAAAGCCTCGAGAGATCCAAG ACAGAGGATTACTTAAAGCACAAGATAAGAAATCGACCTGAGAGGGCAGATCTGGTCAATATGCACATTTTTCAAG ACTCTGCTGCTGAAGGCCCTCAGCAGGCCACCCAGATGAAGCTAAAGCGTTCTCGCCTGGCTGTTGACCTGAATGAGAAGATTGCTCTGCGGCCCGGACCACTTGAACTGGTGAAGAAGAATATCATTCCTGTGGATTCTTCTGTCAAGGAGGTGGCAATGAAAG TTAATCATGGCAAGTTCCCAAAAGAGGAAGACACATATGCATTCGAGGAAGAGAGCAGCAGCGATGGTCTATCTCCAGAGCATGGCAGGGGTGATGAATCCCAGGGCCCCATGGAAATTAAGACCTCCGAAGTCCCCTCTCCTACTCCTTTGGGTGCCTCTCAG GTTTCTCTAAGCCAGGACGCAAATGTACAGAATGTTTTCTATGGGAACCATATACGTGAAACAGAGAGTCCCAAACAGATTCCAACTCCTCACACACCTCCCATACCAGTCTCTGCGATCAACAAG TCAAAAACACTTGATAAAAATCGACACAAGAAACCCAAAGACACTAAGCCCAAAGTGAAAAAGCTCAAGTACCACCAGTACATTCCTCCAGATCAGAAGGCAGAGAAGACTCCTCCACCCATGGATTCAGCCTATGCCCGTCTGcttcagcagcagcagctctTCCTCCAGCTGCAGATCCTGAGCCAACAAAAGCATCATCAGCACTCTCATCCGCACCAACAGCACTTCAACTACCAGACCGCGTCGCCACCCCAACTCAA ACAACATAATGAACCCTTGCCAAGAAGTCCAAATCTGGGAGTCAGTGCCAGCTCTACAACCTCCCCAGTGAAAAACAGCTTTACTGGCCAAACATGCATCTCCCCAATTAAGGCAGGACCTCTTCCCTCCAACCTAGATGATCTTAAG GTATCTGAGCTTAGACAGCAACTGAGGATTAGAGGTCTTCCTGTATCTGGCACTAAAACAGCGCTTGTGGAAAGACTGAGACCTTTCCAGGATCCATCTGCAAACAATGGAATGCCCTTGGGAGATATTAAAACCATTACTTTCCCAGTTACTCCTGCTAGCTCCATGACAGGCTATCAGGGATCATCTGGCACACCTTCCAATGGCTTTTACCAGTTCAGCAGCACCAGCTCCAGTCCACCTATTTCCCCAGCATCATCTGACCTCTCAGTTAGCGGGTCCCTACCAGATAGCTTTAGTGATGTCACGTTGTCTTCCCCTCCAATATGCCTCCAGCCGTCTCCGGGCCATCTGAGCACAGAGGAAGGGCTAATGGGAAACCTGAATGGAGGCTGCATGCAGGCAGAGCTGGAGGGTTTGGATGCAGAGAAAGACAAAATGTTGGTGGAAAAGCAGAAGGTAATCGATGAGCTCACCTGGAAGCTACACCAGGAACAGCGGCAAGTTGAGGAGCTGAAGATGCAACTGCACAAGCGCAAGAGGAATCATAGCCAGCAGGAGGAGGTTGTTACATCGCCATTTTTTGGTGTTTCCATCAAGCAGGAGCATGTTGTTTCCAGCTGTCCACTTTCAAACAAGCATGTGAAAACGGTCAGCTCCTGCCAACCGTCGCACCTGCCTGGCATGGTGAGCCCTCTCTGCTTGGATGCCACATCCGGAagtccagctctgtctgcttttCTAAGCCCACAATGTTCTCCACAGCATTCACCTCTGAACAAGACAGCAAGCAGCCCTCAGCACTCGAGCCTTCCTCCATCCCCCAGTAACCCTTACTTTCTATCAGTGTCACCCAGTGGCCAAACCGGAGATGGAAACAAGCATTCACCACATCGACCCCTGCAG ATTTCCCAAAGCACCAGTGGCCACTCTGGAAGCTCCACGTGTTCTTATCCCACAGATCAGAGGAATATTCAACCGCCATTTGCCAACACCAACAACAGGGATCACCCAGTCACTAAGAGTCAAAGTATACATCACAAG CAGTTGACACGAAGCCAGCAGATGGACGAACTATTAGACGTTCTCATTGCAAGCGGAG AAATGCCAGCAAATGCTAAAGAAGAACAATCCTGCCCTCCCAAGATGGTGCCGCAAATCACGGTGTCGTCTGGAAACTCCAAACTGCTGCGGACCTACGAGCACATGCCCTCCTCGCAGGCTCCTTTTGAACCCGGGACAAACAATGGAAGTAGCCATCTAGACACCTTGCTGAGCACCTCAATTAGCAGAGCGAGTGAAATTGTTCTTCTCAAACTCGGGGAAGAGGGAGGAGTGGGCGAGGAGTTTTTGGTGGCTCGTCAGGAGGAACTTCTGGGCACTCCTGAAATGATGGACACTCCGCTCTCCCCAATGAGCGTCCGTATTTCACCCACCTCTTCCACTGAGAGTCAAGCTCTGGCCTTAAGTTTCTCGGAGTCTCCCTGGGAAGCCATGGAGTGGTTAGACCTAACTCCGCCCAGTTCGGCCACCAGCTTCGTCTCCCTGCCAGCATCTGGGCCCAGCATCTTTAATGCCGAGTTCCTGGATGTAACGGATCTCAGTTTGAACACTGCCATGGACCTCCATCTGGAGCAGTGGTAA